CCAGTTCGAGGACACCGCACTTGCCTCCTCCCCAGCCACGATTCTGAGCTCGCCGGATTTCCTGGACTTCCTCGTGACACGAGCGAAGTACTGGGGAGCCAAGATCGGTGTGCGCTACGGGGAGCCCTTTCGGTGGCACGGGCCAGTCCCTGTGGCCGACCTCATGCGCACATTCGGGCACCTCACGGAATTGCGATAGGTGGACAATATCCTGGAGGGGTGGGCTGCACAGCGCCGGGCGCGGACCGAAAGACAGGGTTAGCCAGGCAGGGAGAAGCGGCGTTGAACATCGGCATCATCTGCTATCCGACGGCAGGCGGTAGCGGGGTAGTTGCAACGGAGCTGGCCATGGCCCTGGCTCGCCGAGGCCATCGGGTACATCTGTTCAGCTACGCTCACCCCTTCCGCCTTCCATCGTTCCACGAGAACCTGATCTTCCACGAGGTGGAGGTGTCGAGCTATCCGCTCTTCAAGTACCCCCCGTACGACCTGGCCCTGGCCGCGCGCCTGGCCGATGTGGCTGCAGAGGAAGGTGTGGAGCTCCTCCATGCCCACTACGCGGTTCCCCACGCAACGAGCGCATGGCTGGCCAAGCAGCTGGTGCCCTCCCTGCCCCTGCGCGTTGTAACCACCCTACATGGAACCGACGTGACCCTGGTTGGGGCTGATCCCTCGTACTACCGCGTCGTGCGTTTCTCGCTTCTACACTCGGATCGTATCACAGCTGTCTCCCAATTCTTGCGGCAGGAAACTTTGCGGGAGTTCGCGATCGACCGGGAAATCCTGGTCATCCCGAATTTCGTCGACACGCAGCGCTTCGTTCCCTTGCCGCGAGGGTCCGGCCGATGCTT
This genomic stretch from candidate division KSB1 bacterium harbors:
- the bshA gene encoding N-acetyl-alpha-D-glucosaminyl L-malate synthase BshA; translation: MNIGIICYPTAGGSGVVATELAMALARRGHRVHLFSYAHPFRLPSFHENLIFHEVEVSSYPLFKYPPYDLALAARLADVAAEEGVELLHAHYAVPHATSAWLAKQLVPSLPLRVVTTLHGTDVTLVGADPSYYRVVRFSLLHSDRITAVSQFLRQETLREFAIDREILVIPNFVDTQRFVPLPRGSGRCFLAPRGEPILLHASNFRPLKRVGDVIRIFALVRRQVEARLVLVGEGPERPVVQRLAEELGVASDVAFLGEQEYPERLYACADLFLLTSEQESFGLSALEAMSCGVPVVGTRIGGLPELVQDGQTGFLFPVGDVEGMAQAVLKLLRDAEFRGEMARRCRELACERYDQARVVDLYERLYLDALTRP